One Primulina tabacum isolate GXHZ01 chromosome 10, ASM2559414v2, whole genome shotgun sequence DNA segment encodes these proteins:
- the LOC142504915 gene encoding uncharacterized protein LOC142504915, which translates to MLRDDASLWWEGVVHRLNLATLMWDQLKEEFYGKYFPTDVRGRLTREFMSLRQGDSTVAKFIWKFDRGCHFVPIIARDAAQKLRHFMDGLRPTLRRDVMLMRPASYDEATACAFQAEHALRDTDFAFLPSIVSVLETASQRLEGVHVVRDFPIVFPDDVSGLPPDREVDFFIELMPGTMPISKSAIPEPHCILDGIVVDPSEFQAVRDWPVPKSMTEIRSFLGLDAYYKKFIQGFSSITVPMTTLQKKNAKFIWRPECQESFDRLKQALTSEPVLAMPSGKSAIPGPHCILDGIVVDPSEFQAVRDWPVPKSMTEIRSFLGLAAYYKKFIQGFSSITVPMTTLQKKNAKFIWRPECQESFDRLKQALTSEPVLAMPSGKGCLCNVVRAVSCADQGCIGLINVRSTAGLSVL; encoded by the exons ATGCTAAGAGATGATGCATCCCTCTGGTGGGAAGGAGTAGTGCACAGGCTGAACTTGGCTACCCTCATGTGGGATCAGTTAAAGGAGGAGTTCTATGGTAAGTATTTCCCTACGGATGTTAGGGGCCGCCTGACGagagagttcatgagtctccgccaggggGACTCGACTGTGGCAAAGTTCATCTGGAAGTTTgacaggggctgtcactttgtgcccatTATTGCTAGAGATGCAgcccagaagctgaggcatttcatggatggtctgAGGCCCACCTTGCGCCGGGACGTGATGCTAATGAGACCGGCGAGCTACGATGAGGCCACCGCCTGCGCTTTTCAGGCAGAGCATGCCTTGCGGGACACTGATTTT GCATTTTTGCCCAGTATTGTATCAGTGTTAGAGACAGCCAGTCAGAGGCTAGAGGGCGTTCATGTGGTTAGAGATTTTCCCATtgttttccctgacgatgtttcaggccttccaccagacagagaggtggattTTTTTATCGAGCTTATGCCGGGTACCATGCCTATTTCTAAG AGTGCCATTCCTGAGCCACATTGTATCTTGGATGGTATAGTGGTCGACCCCAGCGAATTtcaggcagtcagagattggccagtgcctaagagcaTGACAGAAatccgtagcttcttgggattggaTGCTTATTATaagaagtttattcagggcttctcttctattacGGTGCCTATGACCACCTTGcagaagaagaatgccaagtttatttGGAGACCGGAGTGTCAGGAGAGTTTCGACAGATTGAAGCAGGCTTTGACCTCAGagccagttctagctatgccatcggggAAG AGTGCCATTCCTGGGCCGCACTGTATCTTGGATGGTATAGTGGTCGACCCCAGCGAATTtcaggcagtcagagattggccagtgcctaagagcaTGACAGAAatccgtagcttcttgggattggctgCTTATTATaagaagtttattcagggcttctcttctattacGGTGCCTATGACCACCTTGcagaagaagaatgccaagtttatttGGAGACCGGAGTGTCAGGAGAGTTTCGACAGATTGAAGCAGGCTTTGACCTCAGagccagttctagctatgccatcggggAAG GGCTGCTTGTGTAACGTTGTAAGAGCTGTATCTTGTGCTGATCAAGGATGTATAGGGCTGATAAATGTCCGAAGCACGGCTGGTTTAAGTGTCCTTTGA